A genomic stretch from Telopea speciosissima isolate NSW1024214 ecotype Mountain lineage chromosome 7, Tspe_v1, whole genome shotgun sequence includes:
- the LOC122669338 gene encoding lycopene beta cyclase, chloroplastic/chromoplastic-like, whose product MGILLIPHNKFELLHPLHGFPEKRNLVCASKSQRQFSFGTKRSHRIWWRNGCVRSRGHAIFELVPETQKENLEFELPMYDPSKDLVLDLAVVGGGPAGLSVAQQVSEVGLSVCLIDPFPKLIWPNNYGVWVDEFEAMDLLDCLDTTWSGAAVFIDDQTHKYLDRPYGRVNRKLLKSKMMQKCISNGVKFHQAKVIKVIHEESKSLLFCNDGVTVHASIVLDATGFSRCLVQYDKPYNPGFQVGYGILAEVEEHPFDLDKIVLLDCRDSHLTNKKELRENNSRIPTFLFAMPFSSNRIFLEEFSTVARPGVPMEEIQERMVARLRGLGIKVKSIEEDERCAIPMGGTLPMLPQRVVGIGGTAGMVHPSTGYLLARTLAAAPIVADSIVQYLSSERKLSGDELSAEIWKDLWPIERRRQREFFCLGMEVLLKLDLQGTRSFFDAFFNVEPHYWHGFLSSRLFLPELICFGLSLFCHSSNTTRIEMMTKGTVPFVNMIGNLVQDRD is encoded by the coding sequence ATGGGTATTCTGTTAATACCACACAATAAGTTTGAATTGCTACACCCACTTCATGGGTTTCCAGAAAAACGAAATCTTGTATGCGCTTCAAAAAGTCAACGCCAGTTCAGCTTCGGTACCAAGAGGTCTCATCGGATATGGTGGAGAAATGGTTGTGTTAGGTCCCGAGGTCATGCCATCTTCGAGCTTGTTCCGGAAACCCAAAAAGAGAATCTTGAGTTCGAGCTTCCCATGTATGACCCATCAAAGGATCTGGTTCTGGACCTTGCAGTTGTTGGGGGAGGTCCCGCAGGACTTTCTGTTGCCCAACAGGTCTCTGAGGTAGGCCTCTCTGTTTGTTTAATTGACCCATTTCCAAAATTGATCTGGCCAAACAATTATGGTGTCTGGGTCGATGAGTTTGAAGCCATGGACCTGCTTGATTGCCTCGACACCACCTGGTCTGGTGCTGCTGTGTTCATCGATGACCAGACTCATAAATATCTGGATAGACCTTACGGTAGAGTTAATAGAAAGCTGCTGAAATCGAAAATGATGCAGAAGTGCATATCAAATGGTGTTAAGTTTCATCAAGCCAAGGTTATTAAGGTTATTCATGAGGAATCCAAGTCTCTTTTGTTTTGCAATGATGGTGTCACAGTCCACGCATCTATAGTTCTTGATGCCACTGGATTCTCGAGGTGCCTTGTTCAATATGATAAGCCGTATAATCCTGGGTTCCAAGTGGGTTATGGGATCTTAGCAGAGGTGGAAGAGCACCCCTTTGATTTGGATAAGATAGTTTTGTTAGATTGCAGAGATTCACATTTAACCAACAAGAAAGAATTGAGAGAGAATAATAGTAGGATTCCCACATTTCTGTTTGCAATGCCCTTCTCATCCAATCGGATTTTTCTAGAAGAGTTTTCTACAGTTGCTCGACCTGGAGTACCAATGGAAGAGATACAGGAAAGGATGGTGGCTAGGTTGAGAGGGTTAGGTATAAAAGTGAAAAgcattgaagaagatgagagatgtGCTATTCCAATGGGTGGTACCCTTCCTATGCTCCCTCAGAGGGTTGTAGGAATAGGTGGAACTGCTGGTATGGTGCACCCATCAACTGGTTATTTGTTGGCAAGAACTCTTGCAGCTGCTCCAATAGTTGCAGACTCTATAGTTCAGTACCTTAGCTCTGAGAGAAAGCTTTCAGGAGATGAACTGTCTGCGGAAATTTGGAAAGATTTATGGCCCATAGAGAGGAGGAGGCAGAGGGAATTCTTCTGCCTCGGTATGGAGGTTTTGCTTAAGCTTGATTTACAAGGCACAAGGAGTTTCTTTGATGCATTTTTTAATGTAGAGCCACATTACTGGCATGGATTCTTGTCATCTCGATTGTTTCTTCCTGAGCTTATATGTTTTGGGCTTTCTCTGTTCTGTCATTCCTCCAATACTACTAGGATAGAGATGATGACTAAGGGCACAGTTCCTTTTGTAAACATGATTGGCAACTTAGTACAGGATAGAGACTAG